In Streptomyces sp. NBC_01707, a genomic segment contains:
- a CDS encoding ABC transporter substrate-binding protein has product MHPRRLLIGVVPLVLLATACGGNDASTTTSDSGKKLDKVTLTLNWYPYGEHAPFYYGKQQKIFEKHGIDLTIQAGQGSQKTVQATAAGQTDFGWADTPALLAAVDQGVRVKSLGVFLQTTPASVQSFDAKGIGSPADLKGKTIAGTAGDALSKTFPIFLKKNNIDESDVKVQNTDPAGKIAAVISGKTDGLLGYASDQGPTMQDKAKKPVSYLRFSENGLNFYSNGLLAGQKLLASKSELAGRMTQAVSEAWAAAEKAPGPAVAAMDGASEQLPPKNVLAEQFKTTLTLLHTSSTEGKAPGVNNEADWQQTIDVFAEAGMVAQPKAVGEYWDAKTAPKG; this is encoded by the coding sequence ATGCACCCGCGCAGACTCCTGATCGGTGTCGTACCTCTCGTTCTGCTGGCCACGGCCTGCGGCGGGAACGACGCGTCGACCACCACCAGTGACTCGGGCAAGAAGCTGGACAAGGTCACGCTGACGCTCAACTGGTATCCGTACGGCGAACACGCGCCGTTCTACTACGGCAAGCAGCAGAAGATCTTCGAGAAGCACGGCATCGATCTGACGATTCAGGCGGGCCAGGGCTCGCAGAAGACGGTGCAGGCGACCGCCGCGGGGCAGACCGACTTCGGCTGGGCCGACACCCCGGCGCTGCTGGCCGCGGTCGACCAGGGGGTGCGGGTCAAGAGCCTCGGCGTCTTCCTCCAGACCACGCCCGCGTCCGTGCAGTCCTTCGACGCCAAGGGCATCGGGTCACCCGCCGATCTCAAGGGGAAGACGATCGCGGGGACGGCCGGGGACGCACTCTCCAAGACGTTCCCGATCTTCCTCAAGAAGAACAACATCGACGAGTCGGACGTGAAGGTCCAGAACACCGACCCGGCGGGCAAGATCGCCGCAGTGATCTCGGGGAAGACCGACGGACTGCTCGGATACGCCAGCGACCAGGGCCCCACCATGCAGGACAAGGCCAAGAAGCCCGTCTCGTACCTCCGCTTCTCCGAGAACGGGCTGAACTTCTACTCGAACGGCCTGCTCGCCGGGCAGAAGCTCCTCGCCTCGAAGTCGGAGCTCGCTGGGCGCATGACGCAGGCGGTCAGCGAGGCGTGGGCCGCCGCGGAGAAGGCGCCCGGCCCCGCGGTTGCCGCGATGGACGGAGCGTCGGAGCAGCTGCCGCCGAAGAACGTGCTGGCGGAGCAGTTCAAGACGACGCTCACGCTGCTGCACACCTCGTCGACCGAGGGCAAGGCGCCCGGGGTCAACAACGAGGCGGACTGGCAGCAGACCATCGATGTCTTCGCCGAGGCCGGCATGGTCGCCCAACCGAAGGCCGTCGGGGAGTACTGGGACGCGAAGACAGCGCCGAAGGGATGA
- a CDS encoding LacI family DNA-binding transcriptional regulator, whose product MTLDAVAREAGVSPATASRALNGTARVRDDLRQRVRAAADRLGYIPNAHAQALAGAANNRTVGVICHDVSDPYFAAISSGVMRAAAEQGLLVMLASTFREPAREISYVSMLRAQHARAILLIGSGFQDRAWERAMDAELEPYVRVGGRVAVISRHRSLRVDTVQPENRAGAAALARALVDLGHRTFAVLTGPAALTTVSDRLAGFRAGLAEAGIGLGQVVEGAFTRDGGYEAARRLLLDAGRAPSRSRPTCVFAVTDVMAVGALAALREAGLRVPEDVSLAGFDDIPLVRELSPPLTTVALPLTSMGESVMALALRDTRAVRRARVVRVEGEVVLRGSTGVPGGVR is encoded by the coding sequence GTGACGCTCGACGCCGTCGCCCGGGAAGCCGGGGTCTCACCGGCGACCGCCTCACGGGCACTGAACGGCACGGCCCGGGTCCGCGACGATCTGCGGCAGCGGGTGCGCGCGGCGGCCGACCGGCTCGGCTACATCCCCAACGCCCACGCGCAGGCACTGGCCGGCGCCGCCAACAACCGTACGGTGGGCGTGATCTGTCATGACGTCAGTGACCCGTACTTCGCCGCGATCTCCAGTGGGGTGATGCGGGCCGCGGCGGAACAGGGGCTGCTCGTGATGCTGGCCTCGACGTTCCGTGAACCGGCCCGGGAGATCAGCTACGTCTCCATGCTGCGGGCCCAGCACGCCCGGGCGATCCTGCTGATCGGCTCGGGCTTCCAGGACCGCGCCTGGGAGCGTGCGATGGATGCCGAACTGGAGCCGTACGTCCGGGTCGGCGGCCGGGTGGCGGTCATCAGCCGGCACCGCAGCCTGCGGGTGGACACCGTGCAGCCGGAGAACCGGGCGGGGGCCGCGGCGCTCGCCCGGGCGCTGGTCGACCTGGGGCATCGGACGTTCGCGGTGCTCACCGGGCCGGCCGCGCTGACCACGGTCTCCGACCGGCTGGCAGGGTTCCGGGCAGGGCTCGCCGAGGCGGGCATCGGGCTCGGGCAGGTGGTGGAGGGGGCGTTCACCCGTGACGGCGGGTACGAGGCGGCCCGGCGGCTGCTGCTCGATGCGGGGCGGGCGCCGTCCCGGTCACGGCCGACGTGCGTGTTCGCGGTGACCGACGTGATGGCGGTCGGCGCGTTGGCGGCTCTGCGCGAGGCGGGGTTGCGGGTGCCGGAGGATGTGTCGCTGGCCGGGTTCGACGACATTCCGCTGGTACGGGAGCTGTCGCCGCCGCTCACCACCGTGGCGCTGCCGCTGACATCGATGGGCGAGAGCGTGATGGCACTGGCGTTGCGGGACACGAGGGCGGTGCGCAGGGCGCGGGTGGTGCGGGTGGAGGGGGAAGTGGTGCTGCGGGGCAGTACGGGGGTGCCGGGGGGAGTGCGGTGA
- a CDS encoding right-handed parallel beta-helix repeat-containing protein, with protein MNRRMNVIRRTAAAVTAAALAALVAAPTAAASGARTLYAIPDGHGTTCTVVRPCSLEGARDRARTETGRDIRVLLEDGTYHLDAPLRLGAEDSGTDGHTVTWTAAPGARPVLSGGRAIAGWKQNTDGTWTAGVAAGVTPRQLFVDGRRAVRARGQACAASVCDATRTGMTGAKATGIADWQRPTDAEAVIRVRWRNYHCRIAGVSGDLLTFDQPCWTNSASGTNRTGPAWDTTTVDSTRYSGVAFFENAPELRDQPGEFVWDSEERTVTYLPRKGENMNRAQALTPHTEQLLVVDGAHDVVVNGIGFAYAAYRRPDTEEGYAGMQAGLTLTGATGPVDHAGRFYTKPSAAVTVRGGQHISIENARFSHLGGAGAILEAGTKDSSLTRSAFTDLSSGAVYVGDTEPKPDASLAGERNTIAYNTITRSGVEYTDSVGIWAGYEAELTVDHNSIDHLPYSGISVGWGWNQPEAQQSVLRDNKVTDNRITNVMEVAQQQHDGGAIYTQGAQPGTVLSGNYINRSAFGNTERDGNGIYLDEQSSHITVQNNVITRIGYKWVSNWADYGIQNTARANWTDTAAPALAGTGSVMTDNCTGLDRLPAEALAVAARAGAHGGPVEQLRTDLARTGTATQSSTEGTAGAGLALDADTNTDTRTLSEAGAWWQVDLGATKHIRQIEIWNNSSTTTADFDVITDDGTVHVSGKALRPTVLDLDSRTRTVRIAVPGTGRVALSQVLIHP; from the coding sequence ATGAACCGTCGGATGAACGTCATACGGAGAACCGCCGCCGCCGTCACCGCCGCGGCCCTGGCCGCCCTCGTCGCAGCCCCGACCGCGGCGGCATCCGGCGCCCGCACCCTGTACGCGATACCCGACGGCCACGGCACCACCTGTACGGTCGTGCGCCCGTGCTCCCTGGAAGGCGCCCGCGACCGCGCCCGCACCGAGACCGGCCGTGACATCCGCGTCCTGCTCGAAGACGGTACGTACCACCTCGACGCACCCCTGCGGCTCGGCGCCGAGGACTCCGGGACGGACGGACACACCGTCACCTGGACCGCCGCACCCGGGGCCCGGCCCGTCCTGTCCGGCGGCCGGGCCATAGCCGGCTGGAAGCAGAACACCGACGGCACGTGGACCGCCGGTGTCGCCGCCGGAGTCACCCCGCGTCAGCTCTTCGTCGACGGCAGGCGCGCCGTCCGTGCCCGTGGCCAGGCGTGCGCGGCGAGCGTCTGCGACGCCACCAGGACCGGTATGACCGGGGCGAAGGCCACCGGCATCGCCGACTGGCAGCGGCCCACCGACGCCGAAGCCGTCATCCGGGTCCGCTGGCGCAACTACCACTGCCGGATCGCCGGCGTCAGCGGCGACCTGCTCACCTTCGACCAGCCCTGCTGGACCAACTCCGCGAGCGGCACCAACCGCACCGGACCCGCCTGGGACACCACAACGGTCGACTCCACCCGCTACAGCGGCGTCGCCTTCTTCGAGAACGCCCCCGAACTGCGCGACCAGCCGGGGGAGTTCGTCTGGGACTCCGAGGAACGCACCGTCACCTACCTGCCGCGCAAGGGCGAGAACATGAACCGCGCGCAGGCCCTCACTCCGCACACCGAACAGCTGCTCGTCGTCGACGGAGCCCACGACGTCGTCGTCAACGGGATCGGCTTCGCGTATGCGGCGTACCGCCGGCCCGACACCGAAGAGGGCTACGCGGGTATGCAGGCCGGTCTCACCCTGACCGGAGCCACCGGACCCGTGGACCATGCGGGCCGCTTCTACACCAAGCCGTCCGCCGCGGTCACCGTCCGCGGCGGACAGCACATCTCCATCGAGAACGCCCGGTTCAGCCACCTCGGCGGAGCGGGCGCGATACTCGAGGCAGGCACGAAGGACAGCTCCCTGACCCGCTCCGCATTCACCGACCTGTCGTCGGGGGCGGTCTACGTGGGCGACACCGAGCCGAAGCCCGACGCCTCGCTCGCGGGGGAGCGGAACACGATCGCGTACAACACGATCACCCGCTCCGGTGTCGAGTACACCGACTCGGTGGGAATCTGGGCCGGATACGAGGCCGAGCTGACCGTCGACCACAACAGCATCGACCACCTCCCGTACTCCGGCATCTCGGTCGGCTGGGGCTGGAACCAGCCCGAGGCTCAGCAGTCCGTACTGCGCGACAACAAGGTGACCGACAACCGGATCACGAACGTCATGGAGGTCGCACAGCAACAGCACGACGGCGGCGCGATCTACACCCAGGGCGCCCAGCCCGGCACGGTCCTGTCCGGCAACTACATCAACCGCTCAGCCTTCGGCAACACCGAGCGCGACGGCAACGGGATCTACCTCGACGAGCAGTCCTCGCACATCACCGTCCAGAACAACGTGATCACCCGTATCGGCTACAAGTGGGTCTCCAACTGGGCGGACTACGGCATCCAGAACACCGCCCGCGCCAACTGGACCGACACCGCCGCGCCCGCCCTCGCCGGGACGGGATCCGTCATGACGGACAACTGCACGGGCCTGGACAGGCTGCCGGCCGAAGCCCTCGCCGTCGCCGCACGGGCCGGCGCCCACGGCGGCCCGGTGGAGCAGCTGCGCACCGACCTCGCCCGCACGGGCACCGCCACCCAGTCCTCCACCGAGGGCACGGCGGGCGCCGGGCTCGCCCTCGACGCCGACACCAACACGGACACCCGCACGCTGTCCGAGGCGGGTGCCTGGTGGCAGGTCGACCTGGGCGCGACGAAGCACATCCGCCAGATCGAGATCTGGAACAACTCGTCGACGACGACCGCCGACTTCGACGTCATCACCGACGACGGCACGGTCCACGTGAGCGGCAAGGCACTGCGCCCGACGGTCCTCGACCTGGACAGCCGGACCCGCACGGTGAGGATCGCGGTGCCGGGAACGGGGCGGGTCGCCCTGTCCCAGGTCCTGATCCACCCGTAG
- a CDS encoding ABC transporter permease, with product MSQSALAKSPAEVAGVARRSAPSAAERFARAVEQSWRPVALLLACFVAWWVISAAELVESYLVPSPGATLDVLTGKTSYLWQHSWVTTYETLLGFVIAVAVGVVAAVIMVYSSTVERTLYPILLFAQVVPKIAIAPLFVVWLGFGIAPKILIAVLIAFFPVVISMVTGLKAVDPEMLQLSATMGAKPWQTFLKIRFPASLPHLFSGLKVAVTLAVTGAVVGEFVGANEGLGYVILQANGNLDTPMLFAGLLVMSLIGVVLFVAVEIAEKLLLPWHASRRDAPATTSY from the coding sequence GTGAGCCAGAGCGCGTTGGCCAAAAGTCCCGCCGAAGTGGCGGGGGTTGCCCGGCGGTCCGCGCCGTCGGCAGCCGAGCGGTTCGCGCGGGCGGTCGAGCAGAGCTGGCGTCCGGTCGCGCTGCTGCTGGCATGCTTCGTCGCCTGGTGGGTGATCTCGGCGGCCGAGCTGGTGGAGTCCTACCTCGTACCGTCACCGGGGGCGACTCTCGATGTCCTCACGGGCAAGACGAGTTATCTCTGGCAGCACAGCTGGGTGACCACGTACGAGACGCTGCTCGGCTTCGTGATCGCGGTGGCCGTCGGCGTGGTGGCCGCAGTGATCATGGTGTACTCCTCGACCGTCGAGCGCACGCTCTACCCGATTCTGCTGTTCGCCCAGGTCGTACCGAAGATCGCCATCGCACCGCTGTTCGTGGTCTGGCTCGGCTTCGGCATCGCACCGAAGATCCTCATCGCCGTCCTGATCGCCTTCTTCCCCGTGGTGATCTCCATGGTCACCGGCCTCAAGGCGGTCGACCCGGAGATGCTCCAGCTGTCGGCGACGATGGGCGCCAAGCCCTGGCAGACCTTCCTCAAGATCCGCTTCCCGGCCTCCCTCCCACATCTCTTCTCCGGCCTCAAGGTCGCGGTCACGCTGGCTGTGACAGGGGCGGTCGTCGGCGAGTTCGTCGGTGCCAACGAGGGGCTGGGCTACGTGATCCTCCAGGCCAACGGCAACCTCGACACCCCGATGCTCTTCGCCGGGCTGCTCGTGATGTCCCTGATCGGTGTCGTCCTGTTCGTCGCTGTCGAGATCGCCGAGAAGCTCCTGCTGCCCTGGCACGCCAGCCGCCGGGACGCACCCGCCACCACCTCGTACTGA